Below is a genomic region from Cloeon dipterum chromosome 2, ieCloDipt1.1, whole genome shotgun sequence.
GGCACACTTCTACTTCAAACTGCAGTCCAAGGTGCCCTTCGAGGTGTTTCAGgtcagttttaataaaaaaatacgttaCTGAAAGAATCTTCAAATGGCATTTTGTAATTCACTTTTAAAGGAGGCACGGCCGATGCTGAAAAGTCTGGAGGAAAATTCCGAGGCGACGATCCAAGTGCCGAAGGTCGTTGGTGGCCCGGTGGCCGTTTTGTTCGAGGGTTTGGCCGCCGGTTATATCACGACAAGCATCGACATTTCTAGTCAGGACGTGAAACTCGAGTTTGAGCCCGACACCGCCCAGCGGGAGAAGGACGCTCTCACCAAGGCCTACCAGCTGATCGACGCGTGccagaaaaaattgatggacTACAAAGGTATAAAGTCAAGTTtacaccattttttattttaaattcgtttCATTTCGGAGCCACACTGGCGCCAACTGTTGGCAGCtctgaaaaatcttttaaaaatgtctcaTGGTACGTTTCTACCCCCAACCCTAAGGTCTGGGGGAGGATTTGCTAATAGTCAGGATTTTTTGACaacgaatttcaaatttgttaaaGGTCTCCAACCTGGCATGTTCGTCTTTTTCgcttaaaaaaacattaattttagaatttgtaAACTGAAATCACATTTTCGTATGTTCCAGgtgattcctgagggttgaaagaggtggaataaataatttttccgattaaaaatgtgttaagACGTACAATCAaaggcgcaaagcaaaacgcacgttgctttggcgcgcaaaacgtttgaatcttttggtctctactgcgcatgcgccaTCCTTCTGACGCCATAGCTCTCTCAGCTGCCAATGCCAACTGCCAAGCACGaagcatggctgtgacgtcagaggggtgacgcatgcgcagtagcgacctaaaaattcaaacgctttgcgcgccaaagcaacgtgcgttttgctttgcgcgCGTCCCAAAACAGTTTTCGaccgaaataattatttatactgCCTATTTCCACcctcagaaatcgattggAACTTAAAAATGTGGTTTGGAgttgattattaaataaaagtttccatcaaaatttaatgtttccatttttaaattaaaatttagagtcAGAAAGCGACGAGATTGCGGCGAAAAGACCTCGCATGGAGAGCACGGTGATCCGGCGGTCGGACGTGTGTTTCTCGGACGAGGAGGACGATGACGATGACGTGGCCGTCGTCAACGTCATCGACGAGAGCAGCCTGACCGACAAGGAGCGCGTGGTGCGCGAGAACGTGGAGGCGCGGCTTGCGTTCTACGCGACGCGCGACCGCTTGCAGGACTCGCGCAGCGTCAACGAGAAGCGCGACCGCAGGGCCCGGCTGACCATTTCGCCCTCGCCCGTCCACTGCCTCCGCACCGACGCCCCGCTGCCCCACCCTGACGACGCCGAACCTCTCATCGACAAGCTCGAAAGGTCAGTTTCCGAAATTTCTTCAGTTTTTCCTTAAATCGAGTTTGCtgatttttctatattttcctTGTGGACGTTTACAGGAGTGCCTTGGTGAACAGACGCTGTCCAAGCATGAAGGTGGTGCTGCAGGAGTACAGAGAGCTCGGAGCCAGCGAGGCGGACCTCGAGAACGCGACCAAAATCATCCAAACGATCGCAGACGCCAGGGAAATTGGCGTTCCCTACCACGAGCTCAAGGTATATCAAAAGAAATTCCTTTCTTTTCAACatagttaatttgaaattaattatcttcatttttttcaatttcgttttttattttgctgtcaGAAAAACAGACAATTATATGAAAAACCGTGAATGAACAAAGAATTTCACAATTTCCCGTATTTCCAGTCGAAATTCCGCTTCGTTGGGGGCGGCGTGAGCGTCGAGACGCACGTGCAGCGGCTGCGTTCGCTCGGCGTGCTGGTGCGGACGGGCGTGGCGCATGCGCAGCTGGTGCTGGCGTCCTTCTCTTCGCCCTGGCTGATCGACTCGGCGCAGGAGGCGGACGAGGCGTCAATCGCGGTGCGACCCTGGCTCAAGGTGGACGGCGCCCTGAACCGCAAGCCGCTGGGCCGCTTCCTCGGCGGCGTGCTCACCTTCCTCGTCGGCAGCCCTGGATCCACCCTGGCAGCCCTCTCGGAAAGGTTCGCACCGGCCCTGCAGACCTTCCAACTCCAGGAACTCGTCGAGGTGAGTTTCGATTTCACGAATTTTATgagatgataaattttattttcagattttggtAGAATTAGGCTGCGTTGAGTGCACGAGCATCAGGGAGCAGCCTTTCGACCTCTTCTCGGAGCAGTCCGTAGTTGAAACAGGTTTGATTTTTCGCCCTTTGAATGAGTTAGTGGTTAACTTTCGTATTTTCGCAGAGGATTCTGATGTGGAGGAGCCACTATTGGCGCTGGAGCCGACGGTGGACGCGATCACCAGGCTGACGCAATTCATCGGCGACCAGGAATACTAGACAAACTTCCAGCGTGACttcaaagagagagagcgcggctttaattatttcagattGAAAATTCTTTCGTGTTTCTTGCGGTAATAAATTActgatttgtgattttttttaaacatttaaatgagGGATAGTTTTCCAAAggttgtgaaattaatttttccctggTTAAAATCTAGGGTTATCTCGAAATTTAAATGGGAAATTATGTACAAATAAACAgtgtatataattttattaatccatGAATTTTCCGCTCATTTGTTCAAACTAAACACTTTGATGTCCTGGCCatcataatcaaattaattgtttctccAATATGTAACGCGAATTGTTCTTCCAAATTTCACTCCAGTCCTACgttcaaaaatcaaacaattattttgttaaaaatttgactgatcTATTATATATACTTAATGCTCATTTGCCCTCTCGTGGAATTCATTTTGCACTGTTAAGACCTGATTTGAGAATCTTTTTGCACTCGTCCTTCAGATCAGCCACCCGAAAAACGTGGGCCAAGGAGTAAACATCTggaaaatagtatttaaaatgtaaaattctCTATCTaaacgtgaaattaatttttaccaagagCAAGGTCAGGCGTGAAATCAACTTCATCAGTgtagaaatattttaggaaCGCGTAGAAAGCGTCGTAGCTGTGATCCTCAATGATCTTTTCcctgaaagaaaatcaaagcgtaaatatatgaaaaaaataaaccaaccgTTTGAATACTTCTGGTAACTGTCCTCCCAATCACCCGCCAGAAACAGATCCTGGAACAAGTCGCTGCTGATAGTCAAGATAGTCTTGTGAACGTGGATTTTCTTCCCCTCGACAATAAATGCAAAGTCAGCAGTTTCCTGAAACAAGAAATAGAACATTCTCTGCAAATGAATAGCAAAACTCTCACAGGATTGTCAAACGCTTTCCTTAGACGCTCAATTACTCTCAGGCCTTTCGCCTTGCTCTGATCTTCCAccaatttcaattgaaaacgTCGGTAGATCAATGGAGGATTGGCAACAGCGAAAACTTCGTCAAATGACGAGTAGGAAGTGAGCACTGGTTTCAAATCAACTCTGCctacaattaatttgaagtggtgatttaggaaatttttcatttatctaAATTCATATACAAGAATTGTAATCGGCCCAAATATAAACCTTGTTTTCCTGAGTGATTGCAGCGCATGGGTGGCCCCAGTAATGAGTGGCAGCAATTTCTCTAACCCTTTGTGTAAAAAAGATAGTTTacgcaaaaacaaatatatacaCCACAGCTTTTTGTCTCACCTTCCGATCTTTGTTGAAATCATGGTTGGACTCTTGACAAACTGGGTAGTCCCATTTCCCAACTGGCCTCTATGATTTTCTCCCCATGAGTAAATTTTTCCGTCGTCAGATaaagcgagagtgaaaaagGGTCCACAAACGATTTGGGAAATCACGACTTCTAGGTCGATCACCTGGCAGGGACTACATTCCTTGCTTAAAGTTGAAGATACGCCCAACATGCCATTTGTGTTGGCACCCCAAGCGATAATCTTTAACAAAATTCagattattatattaattaacaaaagctattagaaaattattaagtttattttaatagctagaaaacaattaaaatgaaatcaaaaattatcacacttaaaagtctaaaaatatattaaattataattatcctAAGAATCGAAAAAGTCTTATCTCGAAATTGTGACGGTTattatggaaataaattaaatacctcTCCTGATTGCATCAGGAGCGCAAAAGAAGAGTATTTTTGGCATGCAACTGAGGTTGCAATTTTCCCGTCCAGCAGTCCGCCAACCTTTCGTGGAAGCAATTGGATGTCTCCTGAGGTCCCCAAACCTAATTGACCTGCACTATTCAGACCGAAAGCGTGTACCTGATTTgcggaaaatgaataaaatgggattatatttacaaaaataatttcacctcTCCCCCTGAAGTCAAAGCCAGCGTATGTAAACCGCCAGAGGCCACTTGGACaacctttttctcttttagaGAGCCTGAAATTTTTGTGGGCACTTTGGTATATTTTGTGGTTCCTAATCCAAGctgtccatttttattttctccccaAGAGAACACGGAACCGGATCTTGAGATGGCgaaaagggagaaaaattgtCCTTCACAATCGCCAACAAAGGCGACACTATATTCAAACCCTGTACCattatccaaaattaaaaaaaaaacagggaTATATTTACATGTCATTAATTATTACCTTGAATTCCTTGCCcacacaaaatttcaatgcgCTTGAGCTCATCATCCACTTCGTCTTCATCGCCGGTTCCAAGACAcccatttatattttctccgAAAGCAAGCACCTCATCATTTTCCAGgacaataattacattttcggCTTGAGagcctaaaaattataattgaaacaTGAAATACGTTAAAATCATTGTTGTATATGagaaatccaaataaaaagattcaaaattaatacgttaatttaattcgattttcatACCGAAAACGATTGCAGTTCGAATCTCTTTCTCCTGATAACCAAAGTAGGCCCACTTCCTCCTTAGCAATTTGGACATTATTTTTGGCGATTTTGATAAAGACGAAAATTATGTAGCACGCATGTTGCGCAAACACACACGAGACGACACGACAAGAGAGTTCTGCTATCGCAGCGTTAACTGTCTCTTCTATCTGGTTAACTTTCGTGGCGCCACACTGCTATAGTTGCACTACACACTAAGATGCCCtaatgagcaataaaaatttgaaaaatatattggtATTGCTCTTCTTCTTgactaatattttgaaacatttcccAAATGTTCTTCTTAAtgttgtaatatttatttgaaagtcctattttgttttaattttctatattcCCTATTATATATTGCATAAATAGATGAGTAGCTCaattaaataggaaatattataaaacatCTCTAAcgactttttcaaattataagcaaattttattatatattttaagttaGTAAGACAAACTGCATGAGCGCAATTGTTCAATGAGAAACTATTAtcagattttcttttaacttgcCGCCCGACGGAAAACTACCAAAAAGGATTCATTTGTGCTCTCATCAGACTCAAAATTGTACAAGacatcatatttttatcatataattttgttttttaacaattgACTACATCTCTGACGTTGTCTCAGATTCGCGAGACAAAAACATTACAGCATAATAGCCTACGCATGAGCGCAATAGATCAAAGAAAAACTATTCCATTAGTTTTTCTTTCCAGCAGCAAACCAACGAAACACTTCCATAACGACTTCTCTCTTGCGATCATCAGACTCAAAATTGTCCATGACATCAACCCAACGCTTCTCGCAAAATTTCACGCAGACCTCACACAGGTCCTTTAATCCAAAAcataaaatgtgttaaaacTACCAGGATTATTTTGATCTCATACCTTAGCTCCCAGCAAAGTTGCTTTCTCGTATAAAAATGAAGCGTTTTGCAATGTCAGGCCGGATTTGAGTATCTTTTTGCACACCTCCATCAGATCAGTCACCAGATAAAAGCGGGCTACGGTGTAAacatctgaaaaattaaattatatagaaaATTAGTCTCCATAAATGCGAAATGAATAGTGTACCTAGAGCAAGTTCAGCTGTGAAATTGACTTTCCCAGTGTAGAAGTACTTGAGGAACGCGTAGAAGGCGTCGTAGCTGTGATCCTCGACTATCAGCTCCCTGAAAGAAAATCacggaaataaaaacgattaaaTAACAACGACGGTTCCAATACTTTTGACAACTGTCCTTCCAATCGCccaaaaacaaattcttgaACACGTCGCTGACCAGGATCAAAATAATCTTGTGCACGTGGATTTTCTTCCCTTCGACAATGAACGCAAAGTCAGCTGTTTCCTGTAACAAGAAAAAAGATTACGGATACTTTCTACTAGAGTAACCAGAAGTCTTACAGGGTTGTCAAACACTTCTGGAAAACGCTTGCTTATGGGGCATTTTCTTTTACTCTCATCCTCCGTAATTTTCATTGGAAATCGCTGGTAGGTTACAGAAGGAGAGGCAGTAGCGAAAACTTCGTCAAATGACGAAAACGAAGTGACGATTGGTTTCAAAACCAATTGACCtacattgaatttaattaatgcaatcAAAGCATGTGAATGAACTAAATCTATACCATTGCAATTGCCCCAAATGTAAACCTTGTCGTCTTCAGTGATTGCAGCGCTCGGGTGGCTCCCATAATGAGTGGCAGCAATGTCCTTGACTCTGTGTAAAAAAGATTAGTTATCTATAGTTGCTCAAAGACAAATATACCTCACCTTCCCATCTCTGTTGTAATAATGGTAGGTCTATTGAGCCAAATTCTCTTCTCTGAATGGCTGTTGTAGATTACTCCCCAAGAGTAAATTTTTCCGTCGTCCGATAAAGCGAGAATGAAAAAGTCTGCGCAAACAATTTGGGAAATCACGACTCCTTCCAAGCCGATCACCTTACAGGGACTGCATTCATGTTCTGACGTTGAAGATGAGCCCAAGAAGCAATCTCGGTTGTAACCCCAAGCGCAAatcttgaaatattaaaagagagAATATTAGAAGCTTGtaggaaatttgaattgctagaaaataattaatgcagaCAAACCAATAGTTGAAATGCAAGAgttgttttatttcagaatCATGTCCAAATAAgagtaataatattttgattacatA
It encodes:
- the LOC135937147 gene encoding RCC1 and BTB domain-containing protein 2-like yields the protein MSKLLEKWANFGYQKSEIRTAIVFGKNGENVIIVLANDEVFAFGKNKRGCLGVGNLDEVDELKRIENLCGQGIEGLECGIFDRDKFHMLAISGSGSVFSWGNNGSGQLGLGTKECTEVPTKISGCLEHKKVVQVACGGYHTLTLTSEGEVYAFGCNAYGQLGLGSKDNQLLPQRVGGLLDGIIVASVACQKYSSFALLQSGKICAWGYNRDCFLGSSSTSEHECSPCKVIGLEGVVISQIVCADFFILALSDDGKIYSWGVIYNSHSEKRIWLNRPTIITTEMGRVKDIAATHYGSHPSAAITEDDKVYIWGNCNGQLVLKPIVTSFSSFDEVFATASPSVTYQRFPMKITEDESKRKCPISKRFPEVFDNPETADFAFIVEGKKIHVHKIILILVSDVFKNLFLGDWKDSCQKELIVEDHSYDAFYAFLKYFYTGKVNFTAELALDVYTVARFYLVTDLMEVCKKILKSGLTLQNASFLYEKATLLGAKDLCEVCVKFCEKRWVDVMDNFESDDRKREVVMEVFRWFAAGKKN
- the LOC135937580 gene encoding RCC1 and BTB domain-containing protein 1-like, whose product is MSKLLRRKWAYFGYQEKEIRTAIVFGSQAENVIIVLENDEVLAFGENINGCLGTGDEDEVDDELKRIEILCGQGIQGFEYSVAFVGDCEGQFFSLFAISRSGSVFSWGENKNGQLGLGTTKYTKVPTKISGSLKEKKVVQVASGGLHTLALTSGGEIIAWGANTNGMLGVSSTLSKECSPCQVIDLEVVISQIVCGPFFTLALSDDGKIYSWGENHRGQLGNGTTQFVKSPTMISTKIGRVREIAATHYWGHPCAAITQENKVYIWADYNSCRVDLKPVLTSYSSFDEVFAVANPPLIYRRFQLKLVEDQSKAKGLRVIERLRKAFDNPETADFAFIVEGKKIHVHKTILTISSDLFQDLFLAGDWEDSYQKEKIIEDHSYDAFYAFLKYFYTDEVDFTPDLALDVYSLAHVFRVADLKDECKKILKSGLNSAK